In Rhinatrema bivittatum chromosome 1, aRhiBiv1.1, whole genome shotgun sequence, a single genomic region encodes these proteins:
- the LOC115080549 gene encoding olfactory receptor 2D3-like: protein MDRKNLTSVSEFILEGLSTDPTMQILLFMAFFIIYTVTLLGNILIITIIKMDSHLHTPMYFFLSNLSFLEICYSSAIVPKTLEHFLTDRKTISFPECATQIYISLSLGETECLLLSVMAYDRYVAICHPLHYTVIMSKRMCFMMAGASWTGGFLMSLVDTAFTLRLPYCGPNEMNHFICEIPVLLRLACTDTRITELVVFVVAVVILLIPFLFILISYIRIIITVLSIRSAEGRYKVFSTCASHLLVVSLFYGIVMFMYMRPKSSHSQDQDKKISVFYLVITPMLNPMIYTLRNKQVKGALRKAALRKIFA from the coding sequence ATGGATAGGAAAAATCTAACTTCTGTCTCTGAATTTATTCTTGAGGGGCTCTCCACAGATCCCACGATGCAGATTTTACTCTTCATGGCATTTTTCATAATATACACTGTTACTCTGCTTGGCAACATTTTGataattacaataatcaaaatggATTCTCACCTTCACACTCCAATGTACTTTTTCCTCAGTAATTTGTCCTTCTTAGAAATCTGTTATTCCTCAGCCATTGTCCCTAAAACCCTGGAACACTTCCTGACCGACAGAAAAACCATTTCATTTCCTGAGTGTGCCACGCAGATTTACATTTCACTTTCCCTGGGGGAAACAGAATGTCTTCTCCTGAGTGTCATGGCCTATGATCGTTATGTGGCCATATGTCATCCCTTGCATTATACAGTCATCATGAGTAAGAGAATGTGCTTCATGATGGCAGGCGCCTCATGGACAGGTGGCTTTCTCATGTCACTGGTAGACACTGCTTTCACATTGCGGTTACCATACTGTGGCCCCAATGAAATGAACCATTTCATTTGTGAAATTCCAGTACTCCTAAGGCTTGCGTGCACTGACACCCGGATAACTGAGTTGGTGGTGTTTGTGGTAGCCGTAGTAATACTTCTCATCCCATTTTTGTTCATCCTAATCTCTTACATTCGCATTATCATCACAGTGCTGAGTATTCGCTCTGCTGAAGGAAGATATAAAGTCTTTTCTACGTGTGCGTCTCATTTGTTAGTGGTTTCTTTATTCTATGGAATTGTCATGTTTATGTACATGAGACCCAAGTCAAGCCATTCCCAGGATCAAGACAAAAAGATTTCTGTGTTTTATCTAGTCATAACCCCAATGCTGAACCCCATGATCTATACTCTGAGGAACAAGCAAGTAAAGGGAGCCCTGAGAAAAGCTGCATtaagaaaaatatttgcataa